The Prinia subflava isolate CZ2003 ecotype Zambia chromosome 21, Cam_Psub_1.2, whole genome shotgun sequence genome window below encodes:
- the RNF223 gene encoding RING finger protein 223, which produces MESSALLPARVPGSTTWDSRRAQFLSGRSAMSCFPQLWRSRTPESPTSPVAPAEPAASPVSPVSPVSPASPASPAEKGRASPGGSPGCASPASPKPASPVECSICFNTYDNTFKTPKLLQCSHVFCLECVARLSAALPPGQPEQPLLPCPFCRQLTSIPRQGPPGLRTSRELLATLPPELQRERPLWMDGTKLCCRRASDDAENPESCISIDVAMSKPESAEAAAPEGLAARLSRCELCDDWKRVVLLSALVIIIFCIILWPVQCALKTGNLRCFTRTAAVSRPDLLPPKATTAAVAAVTRPPFQ; this is translated from the exons ATGGaatcctctgctctgctcccagctcgGGTGCCGGGGAGCACCACGTGGG ACTCTCGCAGGGCTCAGTTCCTCTCGGGGCGCTCGGCCATGTCGTGCTTCCCGCAGCTGTGGCGCTCCAGAACCCCGGAGTCCCCCACCAGCCCGGTGGCCCCGGCGGAGCCCGCGGCGAGCCCGGTGAGCCCGGTGAGCCCGGTGAGCCCGGCGAGCCCGGCATCCCCGGCGGA GAAGGGCCGCGCGTCCCCCGGGGGCTCCCCGGGCTGCGCCAGCCCCGCCTCGCCCAAGCCGGCGTCGCCGGTGGAGTGCTCCATCTGCTTCAACACCTACGACAACACCTTCAAGACGCccaagctgctgcagtgctcgCACGTGTTCTGCCTGGAGTGCGTGGCGAGGCTGAGCGCGGCGCTGCCGCCCGGCCAGCCCGAGCAGCCGCTGCTGCCGTGCCCGTTCTGCCGCCAGCTCACCAGCATCCCCCGGCAGGGCCCGCCCGGCCTGCGCACCAGCCGCGAGCTGCTGGCCACGCTGCCGCCCGAGCTGCAGCGCGAGAGGCCGCTGTGGATGGACGGCACCAAGCTGTGCTGCCGCCGCGCCTCGGACGACGCCGAGAACCCCGAGTCGTGCATCTCCATCGACGTGGCCATGAGCAAGCCCGAGAGCgccgaggcggcggcgccggaGGGGTTGGCGGCGCGGCTGTCGCGGTGCGAGCTGTGCGACGACTGGAAGCGCGTGGTGCTGCTGTCGGCGCTGGTCATCATCATCTTCTGCATCATCCTGTGGCCCGTGCAGTGCGCGCTCAAAACCGGCAACCTGCGCTGCTTCACGCGGACTGCGGCCGTCAGCAGGCCAGACCTGCTGCCACCCAAGGCCACcacggcggcggtggcggctGTCACACGGCCGCCCTTCCAGTAG